One Cricetulus griseus strain 17A/GY chromosome 5, alternate assembly CriGri-PICRH-1.0, whole genome shotgun sequence genomic window carries:
- the Lin52 gene encoding protein lin-52 homolog isoform X6, producing MGWKMASPTDGTDLEASLLSFEKLDRASPDLWPEQLPGVAEFAASFKSPITSSPPKWMAEIERDDIDMLKELGSLTTANLMEKVRGLQNLAYQLGLDECKDKPSEGRNSV from the exons ATGGGCTGGAAGATGGCGTCTCCCACGGACG GGACAGATTTGGAAGCATCTTTGCTAAGTTTTGAGAAACTTGACCGTGCCTCGCCAGATCTTTGGCCTGAACAAT tacCAGGTGTTGCTGAATTTGCAGCTTCTTTCAAAAGT CCGATCACTAGCTCTCCACCCAAATGGATGGCTGAAATAGAACGTGATGACATTGATATGTTGAAAG AATTGGGGAGCCTCACCACAGCTAATTTGATGGAGAAGGTACGAGGCCTCCAGAACCTGGCCTATCAGCTGGGGCTGGATGAGT GCAAAGACAAGCCATCAGAAGGTAGGAACTCGGTGTAA
- the Lin52 gene encoding protein lin-52 homolog isoform X1 — protein MGWKMASPTDGTDLEASLLSFEKLDRASPDLWPEQLPGVAEFAASFKSPITSSPPKWMAEIERDDIDMLKELGSLTTANLMEKVRGLQNLAYQLGLDESLCLLHTEHDFVLLTVTGFSSSQQDQY, from the exons ATGGGCTGGAAGATGGCGTCTCCCACGGACG GGACAGATTTGGAAGCATCTTTGCTAAGTTTTGAGAAACTTGACCGTGCCTCGCCAGATCTTTGGCCTGAACAAT tacCAGGTGTTGCTGAATTTGCAGCTTCTTTCAAAAGT CCGATCACTAGCTCTCCACCCAAATGGATGGCTGAAATAGAACGTGATGACATTGATATGTTGAAAG AATTGGGGAGCCTCACCACAGCTAATTTGATGGAGAAGGTACGAGGCCTCCAGAACCTGGCCTATCAGCTGGGGCTGGATGAGT ccctctgcctgctgcacaCCGAGCATGACTTTGTACTGCTTACTGTGACTGGATTCTCATCCTCCCAACAGGATCAATATTAA